The following coding sequences are from one Halorubrum sp. BOL3-1 window:
- the icd gene encoding isocitrate dehydrogenase (NADP(+)) translates to MSYDKVDIPDDGEAITLADEETGELNVPENPIIPIIHGDGIGTDVGPAAQQVLDAAAEATGRSIAWMRVYAGGSARDKYDENLPEETVEAIRDHRVAIKGPLTTPVGAGFRSLNVALRKTLDLYANVRPTYYLDGVPSPVKNPEAMDMVTFRENTEDVYAGIEWEAGTDGVEEVRDFLEDDMGIDDVIYDGPVGIGVKPISEFGSKRLIREAIDYALANDRDSVTLVHKGNIMKFTEGAFRDWGYEVAEEEYGDDVLTEDELWDEHDGEQPGGTLVVNDRIADNMLQQLLTRTDQYDVIATMNLNGDYLSDAAGAQIGGLGIAPGINRGHGRCLAEPVHGSAPKYAGEDKVNPTAMILSGREMLDYLGWSDAADLVRDAVEETIASGTVTYDLHRQIEGGEKLATSEFADAVVEKIDELA, encoded by the coding sequence ATGAGCTACGACAAAGTCGACATCCCCGACGACGGCGAGGCCATCACCCTCGCCGACGAGGAGACAGGCGAACTGAACGTCCCCGAGAACCCGATCATCCCGATCATTCACGGCGACGGGATCGGTACCGACGTCGGACCGGCCGCACAGCAGGTGCTCGACGCCGCCGCCGAGGCGACGGGCCGCTCCATCGCGTGGATGCGCGTCTACGCCGGCGGCAGCGCCCGAGACAAGTACGACGAGAACCTCCCCGAGGAGACCGTCGAGGCGATCCGCGACCACCGCGTCGCGATCAAGGGGCCGCTGACGACCCCCGTCGGCGCCGGCTTCCGCTCGCTGAACGTCGCGCTGCGTAAGACGCTCGACCTGTACGCGAACGTCCGCCCGACCTACTACCTCGACGGCGTGCCGTCGCCCGTCAAGAACCCCGAGGCGATGGACATGGTCACCTTCCGCGAGAACACGGAGGACGTCTACGCCGGCATCGAGTGGGAGGCCGGAACGGACGGGGTCGAGGAAGTCCGTGACTTCCTCGAAGACGACATGGGGATCGACGACGTGATCTACGACGGCCCGGTCGGGATCGGCGTCAAGCCCATCTCCGAGTTCGGCTCGAAGCGCCTCATCCGCGAGGCGATCGACTACGCGCTCGCGAACGACCGCGACTCGGTCACCCTCGTCCACAAGGGGAACATCATGAAGTTCACCGAGGGCGCGTTCCGCGACTGGGGCTACGAGGTCGCGGAGGAGGAGTACGGGGACGACGTGCTCACCGAAGACGAGTTGTGGGACGAACACGACGGCGAGCAGCCCGGGGGCACCCTCGTCGTCAACGACCGGATCGCGGACAACATGCTCCAGCAGCTGTTGACCCGTACCGACCAGTACGACGTAATCGCGACGATGAACCTCAACGGCGACTACCTCTCCGACGCCGCCGGCGCACAGATCGGCGGGCTGGGAATCGCACCGGGCATCAACCGCGGTCACGGCCGCTGTCTCGCCGAGCCGGTCCACGGCTCCGCGCCCAAGTACGCCGGCGAGGACAAGGTGAACCCCACCGCTATGATCCTCTCCGGCCGCGAGATGCTCGACTACCTCGGCTGGTCCGACGCCGCGGACCTCGTCCGCGACGCCGTCGAGGAGACGATCGCCTCCGGGACGGTCACCTACGACCTCCACCGCCAGATCGAGGGCGGCGAGAAGCTCGCCACCAGCGAGTTCGCGGACGCCGTCGTCGAGAAGATCGACGAGCTGGCGTAA
- a CDS encoding TAXI family TRAP transporter solute-binding subunit: protein MSSYRTRRRFVKATGVAGVAALAGCSGNGGDGSDGSDGDGSDGGDSSRLTWHAGGTGGTYFPLSNEIKTVAEANTDFALNVQSTGASVENVGSLNDGSADFALIQNDIASFAKNGTGIDAFQDNAIENLRGVATLYPETITLVTLAGNDISSVADLSGATINTGDLGSGTQVNAQQILESLGISDYNEQNAGFSQASEQLANGDIDAAFVVGGWPVGAIEDLANTNDLEIVSIAGDNREAVKEDASWFADDTIPSGTYTGVDEAVETVAVQAMIATNAEVPADTVQTVTAAIFDNLGELTIKTDFITADSAQDGMSIELHEGAAAYFDA, encoded by the coding sequence ATGTCTTCATACCGTACACGACGCAGATTCGTCAAAGCGACGGGTGTCGCCGGCGTGGCCGCACTCGCTGGCTGTAGTGGAAACGGCGGCGACGGAAGCGACGGAAGCGACGGCGACGGAAGCGACGGCGGCGACAGCAGCCGTCTGACCTGGCACGCCGGAGGAACCGGCGGGACGTACTTCCCGCTCTCGAACGAGATCAAGACAGTCGCTGAGGCCAACACCGACTTCGCGCTGAACGTCCAGTCGACCGGCGCCAGCGTCGAGAACGTCGGCAGCCTCAACGACGGGTCGGCCGACTTCGCGCTGATCCAGAACGACATCGCCTCGTTCGCCAAGAACGGAACGGGCATCGACGCGTTCCAGGACAACGCGATAGAGAACCTCCGCGGCGTCGCGACGCTGTACCCCGAGACGATCACCCTCGTCACGCTCGCGGGCAACGATATCTCCTCGGTCGCCGACCTGAGTGGCGCGACGATCAACACCGGTGACCTCGGGTCGGGCACGCAGGTCAACGCCCAGCAGATTCTGGAGTCGCTCGGGATCTCCGACTACAACGAGCAGAACGCCGGCTTCTCGCAGGCGTCCGAACAGCTCGCGAACGGCGACATCGACGCCGCCTTTGTCGTCGGCGGCTGGCCGGTCGGCGCGATCGAGGACCTCGCGAACACGAACGACCTCGAGATCGTCTCGATCGCGGGCGACAACCGCGAGGCCGTCAAGGAGGATGCCTCCTGGTTCGCCGACGACACCATCCCCAGCGGCACGTACACCGGCGTCGACGAGGCCGTCGAGACCGTCGCCGTACAGGCGATGATCGCCACGAACGCCGAGGTGCCGGCGGACACCGTTCAGACGGTCACCGCAGCCATCTTCGACAACCTCGGCGAACTCACGATCAAGACCGACTTCATCACCGCCGACAGCGCACAGGACGGGATGTCGATCGAACTCCATGAGGGCGCGGCGGCGTACTTCGACGCCTGA
- a CDS encoding DUF1850 domain-containing protein produces MGNPSRLAAGAAILVTVALVGVAATAPVGAVLVVEDIETGEHYLTEPVDSGSTVALEYMHSVEKSRVYDEYRVDGRTLVNTRMEFESYGWGLPARVNVTNVNGTLVYDPPEPITELERLSVSPGRIAGHTLIVDGREHDLVAVTDANDVTLHIERRSLLQMIL; encoded by the coding sequence ATGGGCAACCCTTCTCGCTTGGCGGCGGGCGCCGCGATCCTCGTAACCGTGGCCCTAGTCGGCGTCGCGGCGACGGCGCCGGTCGGGGCCGTCCTCGTCGTTGAGGACATCGAGACGGGGGAACACTACCTCACGGAGCCGGTCGATTCCGGAAGCACGGTGGCACTCGAGTACATGCACAGCGTCGAGAAGTCCCGTGTGTACGACGAGTACCGCGTCGACGGGCGGACGCTGGTGAACACTCGGATGGAGTTCGAGTCGTACGGCTGGGGGCTCCCCGCGCGAGTCAACGTCACGAACGTGAACGGGACCCTCGTGTACGACCCGCCGGAACCGATCACGGAACTCGAACGCCTCTCGGTCTCGCCGGGGCGAATCGCGGGTCACACCCTGATCGTCGACGGCCGAGAGCACGACCTCGTCGCGGTAACCGACGCGAACGACGTCACGCTTCACATCGAACGACGGTCGCTTCTCCAGATGATCCTATGA